From a region of the Acinetobacter calcoaceticus genome:
- a CDS encoding TonB-dependent siderophore receptor — protein MDLKLRLLSLSIAQFCCLSTAFAETDSSSTTLATIKIKAQQASDQTYKVDSSSSATRSEVALKDTPQSVSVVTQKVIEDIGATRLIEALDLAGGVGRANNFGGQGLTGFNLRGFTSGEFYRNGFPINRGYPNAPDSNTIERIDVLRGPSSSLYGRGDPGGTFNLISKTPKSEQQTTLGAQLNSEGLYRTTVDTTGTIPNAENIGYRLNVIAEGGDSYRDHIESKRYGIAPVIQWQATDATKVTFEADILRNQHPLDRGHTRYPAQKSFNSSPETYLWETGKYNNRLYNDNNMTQLRVEHDLGNDWKLNAGVQYLNGKLHGYAVEANGIQSDGETLERNYNYRELKWQDTDAQINLTGNFQLLGLAHTLVTGLEYENYDYKSYIIRSDLKSNNYPINIYNPVLGQPLPELKNVTTHDRENLKTTALFVQDQIDLNERLSALLGLRFEHYEHDYKNLLPNTANWNTSHDAFIPRLGLVFKARDDLSIYSNAAKSFKPNTGASRNGEGFDPEEGMAYELGFKWQALDNMLSVDSAIFYAEKENVLTIDPVDSAYKVSAGEVRSRGIELNITGQLTPAWKIIGGYAYTDAEVTKDNTLQKGTSLANIPKNSFNLLNMYEFQDGPLQGLGLGVNQKYIDKRAGQTANSTYTMKGYAVTDLVSYYQATPKLRLNLDLKNIFDRTYDESAFNLYAYPGEPRTVQFGMSYTF, from the coding sequence ATGGATCTTAAGCTTCGCCTCCTCTCCCTCAGCATTGCTCAATTCTGCTGTTTATCAACTGCTTTTGCAGAAACTGATAGTTCTTCCACGACTCTTGCTACGATTAAAATTAAAGCTCAACAGGCTTCTGACCAAACTTACAAAGTCGATAGCTCGAGTAGCGCGACACGTAGTGAAGTCGCATTAAAAGACACACCGCAATCGGTAAGTGTTGTAACCCAAAAAGTAATTGAAGATATTGGTGCGACACGCTTAATTGAAGCGCTTGATTTGGCAGGCGGTGTTGGACGAGCGAATAACTTTGGTGGTCAAGGCTTAACTGGTTTTAACCTTCGTGGTTTCACCAGTGGTGAGTTTTACCGTAACGGCTTCCCCATTAACCGTGGCTATCCAAATGCGCCAGACAGCAACACGATTGAACGTATAGATGTTTTACGTGGCCCCTCGTCTAGCTTATATGGTCGTGGTGATCCAGGCGGTACTTTTAATTTAATTTCAAAAACACCAAAGTCTGAGCAACAAACAACTTTAGGCGCTCAGCTTAACAGTGAAGGTTTATACCGCACCACTGTAGACACTACAGGCACCATTCCAAATGCAGAAAATATCGGTTATCGCCTAAATGTGATTGCAGAAGGCGGCGATAGTTATCGTGACCATATCGAATCTAAACGATACGGAATTGCGCCAGTCATTCAATGGCAAGCGACTGATGCAACTAAAGTAACCTTTGAAGCCGATATTTTACGGAATCAACATCCGCTTGATCGTGGGCATACGCGTTATCCTGCACAGAAGTCTTTTAATAGTTCACCAGAAACCTATTTGTGGGAAACAGGTAAATATAACAATCGACTCTACAATGATAACAACATGACTCAATTACGAGTTGAACATGACCTTGGAAATGACTGGAAGCTTAATGCGGGTGTGCAATATTTAAATGGCAAATTGCATGGCTATGCCGTAGAAGCAAATGGAATTCAGTCTGATGGAGAAACACTCGAAAGAAATTACAACTATCGCGAATTAAAATGGCAAGATACCGATGCCCAAATTAATTTAACAGGTAATTTCCAACTTTTAGGTTTAGCACATACCTTAGTGACTGGACTCGAATACGAAAACTATGATTACAAGTCATACATTATTCGTTCAGATCTAAAGTCAAATAACTACCCAATCAATATTTATAATCCTGTTTTAGGCCAACCTCTACCTGAGCTTAAAAATGTTACTACCCATGATCGTGAAAATTTAAAAACAACTGCCCTTTTTGTACAAGACCAAATCGATTTAAATGAACGTTTAAGTGCTTTATTGGGTTTACGCTTTGAGCACTATGAGCATGACTATAAAAACCTATTACCAAATACTGCAAACTGGAATACTAGTCACGATGCCTTTATTCCCCGTTTAGGGTTAGTTTTTAAAGCCCGTGACGATCTTTCAATCTATAGTAATGCAGCAAAGTCTTTTAAACCAAACACTGGCGCTAGCCGTAATGGAGAGGGATTTGATCCAGAAGAAGGCATGGCTTACGAGTTAGGTTTTAAATGGCAAGCGCTAGACAATATGTTGTCGGTTGACTCTGCTATTTTTTATGCTGAAAAAGAAAATGTATTAACTATCGATCCTGTTGATTCAGCTTACAAGGTTTCTGCTGGTGAAGTCCGTAGTCGTGGTATTGAGCTAAATATTACAGGTCAACTTACACCTGCTTGGAAAATTATTGGTGGATACGCATATACAGATGCTGAAGTGACTAAAGACAACACTTTGCAAAAAGGAACGTCTTTAGCCAATATTCCAAAGAACAGTTTTAACCTGTTAAATATGTATGAGTTTCAGGATGGTCCTTTACAAGGTTTAGGTCTAGGGGTTAATCAAAAATATATTGATAAGCGTGCAGGCCAAACAGCAAATAGTACCTACACCATGAAAGGTTATGCAGTTACCGACTTAGTTTCTTACTATCAAGCAACACCAAAACTTCGTCTTAACTTAGATCTGAAAAATATTTTCGATAGAACTTATGATGAAAGTGCCTTTAATTTATATGCATACCCAGGCGAACCACGTACTGTTCAGTTTGGTATGAGCTATACGTTCTAA
- a CDS encoding NADH:flavin oxidoreductase/NADH oxidase family protein, protein MNQIAQPITIRNTTFKNRIIKGAMSEALANYEGQPNDLHLGLYGAWAKGGLGCAITGNVMVNVAAKNEPGVVVIETERDLERLKGWAALGKKYGMVQLIQLSHPGRQCPKGLNKETVAPSAVPFSPALATMFGTPRELTHDEILDIINRFATAARICEKAGFEGVQLHGAHGYLISQFLSPLTNKRTDQWGGSVENRTRFLLEVYKAVREATSENFIISVKLNSADFQRGGISEEDVISVFKAVDEAGIDLIEISGGTYEAPAMAGAKADKRKTSTIAREAYFLDFAEKIRQHVKCKLMVTGGFRTVEGMNAALASGACDFIGIARPLAVETDLTDRLIAGQDVRYAVKPIKTGLPFVDKMAIMEIIWYAAQFKTIGKGKKPNPKLSPLVVFFNYAKGNITAVVKGRVNSRKSA, encoded by the coding sequence ATGAACCAGATTGCCCAACCCATCACAATTCGCAATACCACATTCAAAAACCGAATTATTAAAGGTGCAATGAGTGAGGCGCTTGCAAATTATGAAGGTCAACCAAATGACTTGCATTTAGGCTTATATGGGGCGTGGGCAAAAGGTGGGCTTGGCTGTGCAATCACAGGCAACGTCATGGTCAATGTAGCCGCAAAAAATGAACCCGGTGTTGTTGTTATTGAAACCGAACGTGATTTAGAGCGCTTAAAAGGGTGGGCAGCATTAGGTAAAAAATATGGAATGGTGCAATTGATTCAATTGTCCCACCCAGGGCGTCAGTGTCCAAAAGGATTAAATAAAGAGACTGTCGCGCCGTCAGCAGTACCATTTAGTCCAGCTTTAGCCACTATGTTTGGAACGCCACGTGAATTAACTCATGATGAAATTCTAGATATCATTAATCGATTTGCAACCGCTGCTCGTATTTGTGAAAAAGCAGGTTTTGAAGGAGTGCAATTACACGGTGCGCATGGTTATTTGATTAGCCAGTTCTTATCACCTTTAACGAATAAGCGTACCGACCAATGGGGTGGTTCAGTTGAAAACCGTACCCGCTTTTTATTAGAAGTTTATAAGGCTGTTCGCGAAGCAACCTCCGAGAATTTTATCATTTCAGTCAAACTGAACTCTGCCGATTTTCAACGTGGTGGAATTAGCGAAGAAGATGTAATTTCAGTGTTTAAAGCAGTTGATGAAGCTGGTATTGATTTAATTGAAATTTCAGGCGGTACTTATGAAGCACCTGCAATGGCAGGGGCTAAAGCTGATAAGCGTAAGACAAGCACGATTGCTCGTGAAGCTTATTTCTTAGATTTTGCTGAAAAGATCCGCCAACATGTTAAATGTAAACTCATGGTGACAGGTGGATTCCGTACTGTAGAAGGAATGAATGCAGCACTCGCAAGTGGGGCTTGTGATTTTATTGGTATTGCGCGTCCGCTTGCAGTTGAGACTGATTTAACAGACCGTTTAATTGCAGGGCAGGACGTACGCTATGCAGTAAAACCAATTAAAACAGGCCTACCTTTTGTCGATAAAATGGCAATCATGGAAATTATTTGGTATGCCGCTCAATTTAAAACCATTGGTAAAGGCAAAAAGCCAAATCCGAAACTTTCACCACTAGTCGTCTTTTTTAATTATGCCAAAGGCAATATTACAGCTGTGGTAAAAGGTCGCGTGAATTCACGTAAATCTGCTTAA